A region of Carettochelys insculpta isolate YL-2023 chromosome 9, ASM3395843v1, whole genome shotgun sequence DNA encodes the following proteins:
- the LOC142017580 gene encoding uncharacterized protein LOC142017580: MEGPGRALLRLAAAACLLCGLLLPPPGDGQETFPSQAVTPAQPSTMPASLPLSKVASFSMMVTAPPVTSTDENAATVQPRVSSPHAVGLDEFSPSPNGATSTRATLQNPDSGITAEATAGLWNKNLSAHNSSELPPPALVTTAADATQPGQEETEPSGTAGVTGAMTVVPTNPPPNDSLEVTGSSQLESSALSSLGPTPGSPDPTPQTTPKKATEESTAGPATVPAARTTESTPAALAHSTATVTPTHSAATTGRVEPSADPMHEKASVLDVGDEDVQDLPSSAVAGPVRADPLVIGVVALFVVMVGILALVGFLRYRQQNSRMEFRRLQDLPMDDMMEDTPLSLYSY; the protein is encoded by the exons GGGACGGACAGGAGACCTTCCCAAGCCAGGCAGTGACGCCAGCTCAGCCCAGCACCATGCCAGCTTCACTTCCACTGAGCAAGGTTGCCAGCTTCAGTATGATGGTGACTGCCCCTCCTGTTACTAGCACTGATGAGAATGCAGCCACTGTGCAGCCCCGTGTCAGCAGCCCCCATGCTGTCGGGCTGGATGAGTTCTCCCCCAGTCCCAACGGAGCCACCTCCACGCGTGCAACTCTGCAAAATCCTGACTCGGGTATCACGGCGGAGGCTACAGCTGGGCTTTGGAATAAGAACCTGTCGGCCCACAACagctctgagctcccacctccGGCCCTGGTTACCACCGCCGCAGATGCGACCCAGCCTGGCCAAGAAGAAACAGAGCCCTCCGGCACCGCTGGGGTGACTGGCGCCATGACGGTGGTTCCCACGAACCCGCCGCCAAACGACTCGCTGG AAGTGacgggcagctcccagctggagtcctctgccctcagctccctggGGCCCACACCAGGGAGCCCTGACCCCACGCCACAAACCACTCCAAAGAAAGCCACAGAGGAGAGCACTGCAGGGCCTGCTACAGTCCCTGCTGCCAGGACAACAGAGAGCACCCCTGCAGCTCTCGCCCACAGCACCGCCACAGTAACCCCCACCCACAGCGCAGCCACAACAGGCAGAGTGGAGCCATCAGCTGATCCCATGCACGAGAAGGCTTCTGTGCTTGATGTGGGAGATGAGGACGTACAAG acCTGCCCAGCTCAGCTGTTGCCGGCCCAGTGAGGGCCGACCCGTTGGTGATTGGCGTTGTTGCCCTGTTTGTCGTCATGGTGGGGATCCTGGCCCTGGTGGGCTTCCTGAGATACCGACAGCAGAACAGCCGGATGGAGTTCCGGCGCCTGCAGGACCTGCCCATG GACGACATGATGGAGGATACGCCCCTCTCCCTCTACAGCTACTAA